The genomic DNA AGGGACCTAAAATCAGTGGTCTTAtaacacaggtttttgcttaatacaggtgcTCTCTTaagcaggtttgactgtatgatatatatttagtttttttcACAACATTTCTAGCGTTTTGTTGCTGCTTTTGTTACCTTATAataagtttgtcaaaaaaaaaaaaagcagacaaATTTTCCTGTTGAAGTTGTTATTTTTGGTACTCGCAGTGAAAATTATTACAAGACTCCTTATAAATATTGCCAGTTAATAGTTTGTGCAGTTGACTGGTCTATAGTTCAGCACTTGATTTTGCGaggctaaagtcaaaacttgaagaaaaatatatgaaatgttagttctgatgtcatgtaataaagcaCTAAGtcttattgaatggtttgccTGTCAATATTAAAACTATTGACCCCTGGTCCTACAGACCTTTGACCCCTGGTCCTTCAGACCTTTGGCAAAAGTTTTTACTACTGACAGGAAGCTATTTAGTATACTAAATGATATTGGCATTCAGTATTATGCCTCTATGTTGCAGTGTATAAATGCAAGTGTTATGATAGTTAAAAATATTCTTCCCTAATTTAATATAAAGATATATGAATTatgaaaatgcttaaaatatttatCAGTGAAAATGCTTAAGAGGTCAGGAGCAGCAGAAATTTAGAAGggtgtaaaatttatgaaatgactTGCAAAATATACGTCCAGCATGAAATAATGAGGCGGCAGTTTTATAGGAAGAGAATATGTGTTTCACTGAATTGTTTTGACTTTGAAAAGTTCACTTGTATAATATATATGCACAGGTTTAACTGATATTGCATCAGACGGCACTCCAACATTGTCTCAGGACATGAAGAACAACATTCTGTCCATCAAACATCAGGCAGACGCACTACGGTCAGATCTAAGGAGTTTACGCCGTCTGCAGCAGATAAACAAGGAGTCCATCTTGGAAACTGTTGATGATGCATGGAGGAAAATCAGGGTAGGCAGAGAAATGCAAAATTTTCTTTATCCATTATATACCATTCATAAAATAAGTCGCACATAAAGGCCTGCTTTTTCATAACAAATCAAAATGGCGActttttaagtagttttaaaagtgTATTATGCACTCGCCTTTCCAGAGGTGGCTGCATAAGAGTTAGGTGGAACAGAAATCCGctttgttatatttaaaaaactACAAACTTTGTAAAACTGCGGGCAGTAAATATAGTAAAAGGTATGTACAGGATTGGACAGTCATGAATAATGAATACAGATAGATGACGTTTCTACAAACAATTTTTGGcagttatttcattttaaagccaCATGCTGAAAAAATCGTCTTACCGGAAGATTGTTTTATTGCAGGAGGCGCTGTCGTCTGTACCTGGTGCGGAGCATTTATTGATTCGTCAACAACGAAATGAAGTTGATGTGATGTACAAAATCTACCTCGAGGACAAGGCACAGGCAGAAAAGGAACTAGGGTACAACTGAAAACTTTAAAGCTACGCACCCCCAGTTTGGGTGAAATCTTTcgacatgttcatttccaccaagtttggcatagaatgtatatattacactgaaaaatgataaagtgggtgaaaatgaaagttagatattggtaaaaatgcatgaagaatgtaaattttctgcataatttcaaaagcattgcagcggtttactaccttctgtacAATAATATTTGGTTATTTGTAAGAATATCTTGTAAAAAtcatgtcaataagtttgtaccacttgtcactttcagagtacatgtactcactttttatagatttttgagagatattattttttgcctaaaatgtgtgggttagtcacGTTAAGTTGCGAAATATATAGCCATAGTTGGACATCAGGCTATTTTCAGTAATGAGTTTCtaattattttttactatttatatagaTATGACTTATAAAACATGACAGAATCAAAATTGTCTGGCCATAAATGGATTTTCTCCTACACATAGGTTGAATAATACTTTCTCTCGCTTGTTCTATTTTTGATCATAAGATAATGTCTTTTTTCAGAGATTTGGAGCACGCTGTTGAAGAGTTACGATCAGATGTTTTGTCACGTCAGTGTCGTGTACAGATGTGTGACGTTGAAGGAATGGCACTGGTATTGAGTCATGTGACCAAACAACTTGGCGATCTTAAAGGTAATTAAAGCTCAAGAATCATAAGAatccacacagtggtgtgggagacatatgagccatgccatgggaaaaccaacatagtgggtatgcgaccagcatggatccagaccagcctgcgcatccgcgcagtctggtcaggatccatgctgttcgctaatagtttctcaaattccaataggctttaaaagcgaacagcatggagcctgaccagactgcgcggatgcgcaggctggtctggatccatgctggtcgcatacccactatgttggttttctcatggcatggctcatattgatttactcctgtctgtgtgtctgtctgtctgtctgtcacaaatcttgtccgcactctaagtcgaatatttctcatctgatcttcaccaaacttgaacaaaatgtgtttgccaataagtcctcggccaagttcgataactagtcaaatcagcccaggcacttcggaattatggcccttgaattaccaataGGCTGCTTACTCCAACACGTGAATTACATGTAGGCTGCCTACTCCAacatgtaaacagtatataaagacagacttactattcagattattagacagttgtgggagacatgcgcttgtctcaaaagcacctctagtttagGTTTAAAATTCACTTTAACTAGTTTGTtaaactatacaaagtataaggtaCCCATGCACAGTTTCTGAAATTACTCATTGACTTTACTGTTGAAACAGTTATTTCTCATTATTAACTCTACCCCAATTATATGACAAGGTCTGTAACTCTGGCACAAGTATGTCTTGAATTATGCCTCCTTAGAATTCCAGGTTTAATTATAACACTTACCAGGTTTAAACCTATACATTACATGTGACGCAGAATAAGGTGCTATATGAAAAATTTTCAGATTGTTTCTGCCAGTTACACCCCTTATCACTATCTAGCATCAAAGTTGTTGAGCGTGTTGTCTTCCCTGAGAACTCTTTCTGAAGATCtaattaaataaattacttcTTTAAGCAAAACATAACATAAAAGACAGATTTCAGATTTATTCTAGTGATAAAATACATTAAGGTACCGGTATGTagagttgtctccctttttatgttattttttttcaatggaaaacatacaggtatgaaattgtgTACATTAAACTGCATCATGTTTATGTTTTACAGCAAGATTTCCCAAGCTACAGGAGAGGCTGAAGTTTGTGATGGCAGCAGAGATGGAGGTCATTGTCAGGGAAGAGAAGTatgtaaaaatatctatattatcaGCATtgtttacctcccttttataGAGTGAGTGAGCATTCTTTGCACTTAGAACATGTTTTTGCTGTGATCCATCGATTAATGCAAGcttgttcagatttattttgAAGAGTGTATTCCCAGAACATTTATTCTGTTGGCAGATCTTCAATGGTCAATGTCTATGCCTTAAGGTAGTTCAGCATATTTGATACACAGGAAGTAATGGCTTAACATAATTTTcgggaaaacatagaataaaacctGGACACAACATAATTATGGGGATGAAAATCCTTCTATAAATTGTTGGCAATCTGTGTGTAGACTTCTAAAAATGGCAACTTTTTTATGTTTCCAAGATGGAATTAtagtgtttaaactttaaatacaGTTGTTGACAAGTGAAAAAAAGGCCAGATAATGGTTTAATGTAAACATGAAATTTGCAGATTTGCCAGAATTTTGACatagccagaattttgagatatttgaaataaccagaattttgagatatttgagaTAACAAGAATTTGAGAGATagaattttgagatatttgagataaccagaattttgagatatttgagaTAACCAGAATTTGAGATATTTGAGATaaccagaattttgagataacCAGAATTTGAGATATTTGAGATAACCAGAATTTTgagatagccagaattttgagataacCAGAATTTGAGATATTTGAGATAACCAGAATTTTGAGATAGCCAGAATTTTAAAATAACCAGAATTTTgagatagccagaattttgagataaatgaGTTTGGGATATCAAGTCTCGGAGGTTTATGTTGcttaatgttgtttttgtttatttttagatttttaaaggAAGAACCAGAAAAACTGGATAATTCTCTGAAGAAATGTAAAAAACTTACTGGAACTCTCTTCACACTTAAAAGGTTTGAATTAATTCTACTGATACATTAGATATAGTGGTGTACAACCAGTTTAAAGATATAGTGGTGTAGAGCCTGTATAAGATTTAGTGATGTAAAACTATGGCCATTGCTAGTCTGCAACGTATTTCTCAatcattaaaatatcttcatttaaagaaaataattatgctGTAGgaattaaaacagaaaacattaaGTAACATTTCCTTGTGTTTTTGATAAACTATATTCTTCATTAAGCAACTGTTTTTTCATTATAATAGTTACCCAGTATATGTTAAAAAGAAATCAACTTGTTATAAAACTTTCTGAGACCAGTCTTAGTATGTGACTTGCCCATTGGTCGCTTTAAAGATTGTTAGAAGAAACAACCAATCAGTTGCTAGAGAGTTGGACTGGTTACCAATGCTGGAGAGTTGGACTGGTTACCAGTGCTGGAGAGTTGGAATGGTACCCAAATGCAGCTTAATAAACTAGTCCAGGATCCAGGACAAGAATCTTGGGTCTCCACCTATTACTTTCATACCACATTAACAGATTTACTTAGCCGTTTACACAAAAAATTTCCATTTCTTACTTGGCCGTTGCGAAATTTCTCCTGAAACAGCTCTGCAAAAATGTTAGTCTGTGTAAAGTTGCCATCTTACATATTTTTCTCTGCAGACTGGCTTCTGTTCAGGAACACCGTCCACCTCAGGTTGTAGCACTATCTGCCCAAGCCAAGATACCAACTATGGAGGATAAGAAAGCAGTGTTACAGAATATCCAGGCCATGATACCCGATCATGAGGCCAGACTCCATGGTATAGAGGTAAGAAAATGTTACTACGATTCTAGAATGGAGACCAGACTCGGTTCATACAGGGAGTTAATTTTACTCTAATCATGAGGGCATCACTTTCCCCTCATTGATAAGAGTTTGAGCCTCGCTTTTGGTGTAGAATTCTCCATGTGGGTAAGCCAtttagctggcttatggaaggtcgctggttctaaccagatgcccgctcgtgatgaaataaatgcctgaaggggcacctgtggtctttctTCACCATGAAAAAATGGAAAGTAGTCATATGACTATTATTGTGtctgtgtgatgttaaacccaacaaaaaaaaaaatcatgaggCCAGACTCCATGGTATAAAGAAAGCTGATGTTACTATAGTACCAGGTCTTGAGGCCAGAATCCATGTAAAGGAGAGCCAGTGTTACAGAATATACAAGCAGTGGTGTCATAAGGCTTAAGTCCAATATCAtttctttaattgattttgtaTAACGTTCAAGTCTTGAGTTACAAATACATGGATAAGGTAGCTTCTAAGCctataatatcaaataaacaCATGAAATTGAGTGCTGCATGATTAGTTTTAACCCTCAAAACTGATGCCGAAGTTTTTTTTCCATGTATTACAGGCAGCTGAAGCTGCTCGCCAAATCAAGAAGAAGATTACAACACAGCAGGAATCACTGAGATTTGGTAAATCTTTAGAACTTGCAAGTAAAGCTTTGAAACCATATGGTGCTGCCCCCACGTCTCAACCCGGGGGATCATCCACTGCTGTCTCGCATCAGGCATCTAACGGAGATGCACATTCTTCATCACCATCACAGTCGGTTGCTGATACGTCATCTGTTATATCGTTTGTTATGCCTATATCTACGTCCACACCCAAAAGTGCTAGTCAACAATCTACCTCAAACACAGAAACTAGTGCAACATCCCCTTCGATGTCGTATCCAGTAATGTCTCTAATTAGAGCTGTCTCCCCTAGAACAGAACAGTCTCAGTCAAAAGGTCAAGGTGGTGGTGATATGAgaaaggtcaaagttcatgaATATAAAGGTCAAGATGAGGAAGGCAGAAAGAAAGAGAAGGGAAGTGATGGCAGAAGCGGAAGGAGTGTTGATTTCAGGTCAGAGCCTGCTGTTCTTCCAGTGTCGTCCTGTGAGACGGCTGCTCAGAAAAGAAGTGGCAAAAAGTCAGAAAAGTCTTCTGCTGTTAAATCGTCAGAGAAACCCAAAACtactgaaataaataatcaaaagtCTGCTGCTAGAGCAGCATTTTTTAGTTCATTGTCATCACCACAGACACCAACAACAGCAACCACTCCAACATCGTCTGTATCATTGTCAATTGATTCACCTACAGAAGTATATTCAAAGATCTCTCCAGGTGTTAATGTGTCACCAATAAAAAGCATTCCATCATTAGTACGTAGTTCTGCTGTGACCATGCCATCTGCTTCTCTCAGTGCATCAGTCAGTCAGTCACATGCTTCTGCAACAAAACCATCAAGCCTTCCAGTCAGTGGATCATCAGTTGTGTCGTCACAGAGATTTAGCCCCGCCTCGCCATCAAATTCCTCACAACAGACCACCTCACGACCAAGAACATCATTCACTGCCATTCCAAAGCCATATTCCCCGACAAAGTCAACACCAAGTCCGCTAACACCGGAATCGCCAAGGTACCGTATCCCTCCTAGTCAACAAACAATCATTTATTCTCAGCCAGGAAGCGGAAGCAGTAGAAGAACTCAAACTTCACAACTAAAGCAGCCAAAAGATATATCTGCTCGCCCTAAGAAAGTACCCCCACCTCCACCTCCTAGGAAAAGCAGCCGGGTACCAGGCCATGCGGTTTTGGCGGTAAATGCAGCAACAGTGAATGGGCAATTAACTAAATCAAAACATACTGATTCAAAAAATTTAGAAGAAACCAGTAAAGATCGTTCAGACATTATAAAACCACCTAAACAATTTGCTAACATTGAATTGGACACTAAAGTGGAACGGAAATCAAGTGTCGGATCACTAAAACAATTTACAACTCCATTGCTAGAGAGTAAAAGAGATAAAtcattagaaaaagaaaagagTTTAGATAAAGATCAGAAACCACCAGAAATGGTGGGTAAGAAATTTTCCGTATCAAATTTAGACACGGATGACAAATCTACGAAAAGTATTGAAaaagaccttgaccttagtaAGGAAGATCAAAATGGTAACCATGATTTAGAAGAAAGTTCAAGAAAAATCATTGATGGAAAAGTTACAAACATTAGTGCAGAAAAGAGTAGCGAAACAATGCGAGATGGGAGCATAGAAAGTACAAGTAGTTCTAGTAGTTTAGATTCTCAACTGGAAGCAGTCTGGgtcaaacagaaatatgaattAGCAGATACAAGCTCTTCAGTGACACAGTCTAGTCAGGATACAATAGAAGATTCATCTGTGTCAGAGGAAAAAGATAAGTCAAGtgaaaatgtaacttttaaaaaGCCAAAACCTCCTCCGCCTGAAAGAAGGTCAAGTTTGACCTCAAAATCGAGAACCGAAGCAGACGACGCAGCAGACGGAAAAGATTCCAAAGGCAGCATTGATAGATTAGTTTGATGTTTAGTTGTGTTGTTAACCATGTTTTGTCATAAATCTTATatcatataatattatttatttagcaatatctctaactttaaataataaattgctGAAGTAGCAAGGATTGTAGTATGGCCACACATCAAAACCCATTGAAATGTCTGTTTTACTGAAATATGcataacataaaacatttaattaatttctttgtaCCCATTTAAGATATAAAAAGTATTTGTGCTCACTTAATGATTTCGGCATAACCATAGCAATAGTGCATAAttgttttcatacatgtatatggtaaAATAGCTCAACCTTACATTAAATGGATGAAAGCAGaaatatgttacaatttttttttccagatagaTACACTTACGTTCAATTACATACTTGATAATGTGCATTTGTGTTGGACCATTTTTGCTGTTATTCAAATCATCATACCTCAgtgcaatatttttcttttacttgtTATACACTGGACACAAAGAAACAGTTTTTAAGATGTCCTTTTCATTCTGTGAGTTTTTTTCCTCTCTCACTTGAAATAGTCCTTTTGcgttacaacaaaaaatgtttttaatttagaCTTCTTCAGTTTGCAACTAAAAATATTGAAGTAGAGATTACAGCTGTGCCAGATCATTTATCGAGCATTTTGAGAACAGAAAGAGTTGTACTTTGGCCCAATACTATACTGCAGTTGAGATACTAGAATTATAATGTTCAGGGCCAGTATTCATCAAGTCTGAAAATGTAGAgttaaaaatggcaaattttcatgttGTCACAACTTTGTTTGTAGCGCTTATATACTGATGAAATCCTACAGAGCTGTCTGTAGCGACAgaatgaacatttgtgcaaagttttaTTATTCTCTGTGCAAATTCGTCAATTATAGCgcaaaaacaaaatttagcattttaaagtCTTAAGTTTCAgacattaaatgagccgcgccatgggaaaaccaacatagtgggtacgcgaccagcatggatccagaccagcctgcgcatccgcgcagtctggtcaggctccatgctgttcgcttttaaagcctattggaattggagaaactgttagcgaacagcatggatcctgaccagactgcgcggatgcgcaggctggtctggatccatgctggtcgcacacccactatgttggttttctcatggcacggctcaaatattgatgAATACAAGCACAATGTCATATTGTTGTCTTTATAATTTTAACACTTTAATAGTTCCATCTTAAATGattaacaaaattttctttgtgtCTAGAGATCATTTTTTGCATATCACTGAAAAGATTGACATCTGTATCTTAAAGATGCTTTATTTATAAACTAGATTTTTGATTTAGCATTTTTGCTTGTTACTTAAGGATGTGTGATTTTGATGATGTATAAATGATTGAATGATTGATCAATGCCACTGTTGTCATGTTGCAGACATGAAAGAACAGGATAATAGGCTTGTTTTCATTCCCTCCCCATCAGTTGATGAAAAATAGGGAGAATTCCAtaccttatgtttttatttcgatgtaaatgagatgtggaaccaaaatttgtagtcctgccTGGCGccgtataacctatactgtgttggtgtgccgtaaaacccaaataaataaatagggaGAGATTAGatataaaactgtcaaaactgGTTGGAAGGGAAACTATGAAATCAGCCAAAATGTATTTGCAGggtaaattatttgaattttcaaaaaaggaTACTagtaacataatacatgtataagacCTTCTGACGTGACacatgttttttttacaatttctttctgCAATAGTGTCAGATAATGGTCAGTTAcatgttaaaatgaaacaaaagaaagCACATGAAATATAGTTGTATGCTAGTGCGATGTACTTAATTATGGTACTGAACCCATATCATTAAATTATGCATAATGTGGGGCCATTTTAGGCTTGTATAAGAGTTGTAACATGATATCTTATACATGCAAACTTTGTACGTCCGAACTCGGATAATTCGAGCATTGACCTTTGTTTGAACTTCTCGTCGGGTCCCAGCAAAGTCCctgtataatgtatttttttttgatgGCGTAAACTACTGATAACTGGAATAAATTTTGCCGGACCCATTGAGTTCGAGCCAACGAAGTTTAACTGTATTTCCATTATTAACAAGCCATTTCCTTTCTGTTACAATGGACAAATAGAATGCTTACTGATAATGTGTTGCCAGTCAGTATTATCAGGACACCTGGAGGATAATTTAAAACGaaatttataaaattcaaaaatatgaaaataatattgacagtgaacatttctttttACAAAGCCTTTTTTTCTGGAAGGTGCTTTTAAGACTAGCAATACGTATGATTATAAACATATGATTATATTTGGACATACCGGTACACAGAAAAGTATGAATAATTctgtgcaaagcaaaattttgaaaatttaaaaaggtgGTCCTTTAAATTTTGACTACATGCATATTTCAGATAGTAAAGTTTTTCGCATTTCGACCAGAAATGAAAAAGGTATAATGTGTACATGTAGGCTTTAATTATGTACTAGCAGGTGTTTAAACAGAATTTAGGCATTAGATGATTGTGTAGAAGTCACTTGTCAATCCTAGTTTTCATGTTAATAAATCTGAATAGATCTAtttcagggt from Mercenaria mercenaria strain notata chromosome 11, MADL_Memer_1, whole genome shotgun sequence includes the following:
- the LOC123531178 gene encoding SRC kinase signaling inhibitor 1-like isoform X1; translation: MGQTTSSRLPQQSGIHPQPQNDDKTYINGHGHIYSLVRGGADRDSQKSQKVKKVKKEKSKEVKKEGIKVKNKTEVCRNIARYDSTKHGLVGEKKQSKCEKDLKHKTDRQEQIRELDESKKEKKEDEKKERSMLPHQAIDTVLHENDKNGNVLRRKRIEKQNSKNRNGNIANLNKQFEDFVTRLRKEAGMPQIADIPKTEKETERSKEAFMDMLASRYPQYAEKISSTASEDGFPVRGRSRDPRRRATVGYSQHNRSMDYEGTLSEADGPTFHRGGFVRSSLPAARSPPSIDKPPGLVFLIFRDETKKALLPNEITHLDTVRAMFVRSFPGKLTMSYLESPKRKIYILEARTNIYYQLEDLRDIKDRTVLRVHECDSEEPQRVQEKPEVRGRTIQIPAGSQGFYGTLPSSAITSQVHQKAQTLPSHMHHPVYMSHDDISQSPARTAYERSRSLTPDPVRSANYAQNPIYGRMGISPERPPPPQDRVGPPDRPLILRTIPENNLMMNGLKNGVEYYDYPDGYGRSSGAPSPRQAHRPSPRQAMSPPAIPSVPRVEPTRRAFSPPPNLQNYDYIQVVPSSQAAHSQGTYIVKGARANTIVTPQRATVAPPATTKTPSSHQPPPGQSQHIPQQSWRERSPVGRHSLPLSAVPYSGSGTVHQRSQSYRVPATSDREPLLVTRPRSMTPSPLDLQEVDTTRDRIDKMEHQLAHLAAWVQTAVVQSSGSTGAPSSVKSTSSVTSETSPLLDSASGKLDAEVRGYEDIPGLTDIASDGTPTLSQDMKNNILSIKHQADALRSDLRSLRRLQQINKESILETVDDAWRKIREALSSVPGAEHLLIRQQRNEVDVMYKIYLEDKAQAEKELGDLEHAVEELRSDVLSRQCRVQMCDVEGMALVLSHVTKQLGDLKARFPKLQERLKFVMAAEMEVIVREEKFLKEEPEKLDNSLKKCKKLTGTLFTLKRLASVQEHRPPQVVALSAQAKIPTMEDKKAVLQNIQAMIPDHEARLHGIEAAEAARQIKKKITTQQESLRFGKSLELASKALKPYGAAPTSQPGGSSTAVSHQASNGDAHSSSPSQSVADTSSVISFVMPISTSTPKSASQQSTSNTETSATSPSMSYPVMSLIRAVSPRTEQSQSKGQGGGDMRKVKVHEYKGQDEEGRKKEKGSDGRSGRSVDFRSEPAVLPVSSCETAAQKRSGKKSEKSSAVKSSEKPKTTEINNQKSAARAAFFSSLSSPQTPTTATTPTSSVSLSIDSPTEVYSKISPGVNVSPIKSIPSLVRSSAVTMPSASLSASVSQSHASATKPSSLPVSGSSVVSSQRFSPASPSNSSQQTTSRPRTSFTAIPKPYSPTKSTPSPLTPESPRYRIPPSQQTIIYSQPGSGSSRRTQTSQLKQPKDISARPKKVPPPPPPRKSSRVPGHAVLAVNAATVNGQLTKSKHTDSKNLEETSKDRSDIIKPPKQFANIELDTKVERKSSVGSLKQFTTPLLESKRDKSLEKEKSLDKDQKPPEMVGKKFSVSNLDTDDKSTKSIEKDLDLSKEDQNGNHDLEESSRKIIDGKVTNISAEKSSETMRDGSIESTSSSSSLDSQLEAVWVKQKYELADTSSSVTQSSQDTIEDSSVSEEKDKSSENVTFKKPKPPPPERRSSLTSKSRTEADDAADGKDSKGSIDRLV
- the LOC123531178 gene encoding SRC kinase signaling inhibitor 1-like isoform X9; this translates as MDYQKQRIWEYQIWLKQETERSKEAFMDMLASRYPQYAEKISSTASEDGFPVRGRSRDPRRRATVGYSQHNRSMDYEGTLSEADGPTFHRGGFVRSSLPAARSPPSIDKPPGLVFLIFRDETKKALLPNEITHLDTVRAMFVRSFPGKLTMSYLESPKRKIYILEARTNIYYQLEDLRDIKDRTVLRVHECDSEEPQRVQEKPEVRGRTIQIPAGSQGFYGTLPSSAITSQVHQKAQTLPSHMHHPVYMSHDDISQSPARTAYERSRSLTPDPVRSANYAQNPIYGRMGISPERPPPPQDRVGPPDRPLILRTIPENNLMMNGLKNGVEYYDYPDGYGRSSGAPSPRQAHRPSPRQAMSPPAIPSVPRVEPTRRAFSPPPNLQNYDYIQVVPSSQAAHSQGTYIVKGARANTIVTPQRATVAPPATTKTPSSHQPPPGQSQHIPQQSWRERSPVGRHSLPLSAVPYSGSGTVHQRSQSYRVPATSDREPLLVTRPRSMTPSPLDLQEVDTTRDRIDKMEHQLAHLAAWVQTAVVQSSGSTGAPSSVKSTSSVTSETSPLLDSASGKLDAEVRGYEDIPGLTDIASDGTPTLSQDMKNNILSIKHQADALRSDLRSLRRLQQINKESILETVDDAWRKIREALSSVPGAEHLLIRQQRNEVDVMYKIYLEDKAQAEKELGDLEHAVEELRSDVLSRQCRVQMCDVEGMALVLSHVTKQLGDLKARFPKLQERLKFVMAAEMEVIVREEKFLKEEPEKLDNSLKKCKKLTGTLFTLKRLASVQEHRPPQVVALSAQAKIPTMEDKKAVLQNIQAMIPDHEARLHGIEAAEAARQIKKKITTQQESLRFGKSLELASKALKPYGAAPTSQPGGSSTAVSHQASNGDAHSSSPSQSVADTSSVISFVMPISTSTPKSASQQSTSNTETSATSPSMSYPVMSLIRAVSPRTEQSQSKGQGGGDMRKVKVHEYKGQDEEGRKKEKGSDGRSGRSVDFRSEPAVLPVSSCETAAQKRSGKKSEKSSAVKSSEKPKTTEINNQKSAARAAFFSSLSSPQTPTTATTPTSSVSLSIDSPTEVYSKISPGVNVSPIKSIPSLVRSSAVTMPSASLSASVSQSHASATKPSSLPVSGSSVVSSQRFSPASPSNSSQQTTSRPRTSFTAIPKPYSPTKSTPSPLTPESPRYRIPPSQQTIIYSQPGSGSSRRTQTSQLKQPKDISARPKKVPPPPPPRKSSRVPGHAVLAVNAATVNGQLTKSKHTDSKNLEETSKDRSDIIKPPKQFANIELDTKVERKSSVGSLKQFTTPLLESKRDKSLEKEKSLDKDQKPPEMVGKKFSVSNLDTDDKSTKSIEKDLDLSKEDQNGNHDLEESSRKIIDGKVTNISAEKSSETMRDGSIESTSSSSSLDSQLEAVWVKQKYELADTSSSVTQSSQDTIEDSSVSEEKDKSSENVTFKKPKPPPPERRSSLTSKSRTEADDAADGKDSKGSIDRLV
- the LOC123531178 gene encoding SRC kinase signaling inhibitor 1-like isoform X7, which codes for MSQKHRSPRPLRIGGRKGEGQEGQGRKAKEPKDWYHYCLYNCGYFLWPVSPTQSIANGDRTDHSDEGSGVRGACTSTRERSRSRERSQESDRQDRGRDDRGERSDRGAREPVYGVIQTQPRSTRGKRQVPRRHTVGGAAMGTRHLHEQETERSKEAFMDMLASRYPQYAEKISSTASEDGFPVRGRSRDPRRRATVGYSQHNRSMDYEGTLSEADGPTFHRGGFVRSSLPAARSPPSIDKPPGLVFLIFRDETKKALLPNEITHLDTVRAMFVRSFPGKLTMSYLESPKRKIYILEARTNIYYQLEDLRDIKDRTVLRVHECDSEEPQRVQEKPEVRGRTIQIPAGSQGFYGTLPSSAITSQVHQKAQTLPSHMHHPVYMSHDDISQSPARTAYERSRSLTPDPVRSANYAQNPIYGRMGISPERPPPPQDRVGPPDRPLILRTIPENNLMMNGLKNGVEYYDYPDGYGRSSGAPSPRQAHRPSPRQAMSPPAIPSVPRVEPTRRAFSPPPNLQNYDYIQVVPSSQAAHSQGTYIVKGARANTIVTPQRATVAPPATTKTPSSHQPPPGQSQHIPQQSWRERSPVGRHSLPLSAVPYSGSGTVHQRSQSYRVPATSDREPLLVTRPRSMTPSPLDLQEVDTTRDRIDKMEHQLAHLAAWVQTAVVQSSGSTGAPSSVKSTSSVTSETSPLLDSASGKLDAEVRGYEDIPGLTDIASDGTPTLSQDMKNNILSIKHQADALRSDLRSLRRLQQINKESILETVDDAWRKIREALSSVPGAEHLLIRQQRNEVDVMYKIYLEDKAQAEKELGDLEHAVEELRSDVLSRQCRVQMCDVEGMALVLSHVTKQLGDLKARFPKLQERLKFVMAAEMEVIVREEKFLKEEPEKLDNSLKKCKKLTGTLFTLKRLASVQEHRPPQVVALSAQAKIPTMEDKKAVLQNIQAMIPDHEARLHGIEAAEAARQIKKKITTQQESLRFGKSLELASKALKPYGAAPTSQPGGSSTAVSHQASNGDAHSSSPSQSVADTSSVISFVMPISTSTPKSASQQSTSNTETSATSPSMSYPVMSLIRAVSPRTEQSQSKGQGGGDMRKVKVHEYKGQDEEGRKKEKGSDGRSGRSVDFRSEPAVLPVSSCETAAQKRSGKKSEKSSAVKSSEKPKTTEINNQKSAARAAFFSSLSSPQTPTTATTPTSSVSLSIDSPTEVYSKISPGVNVSPIKSIPSLVRSSAVTMPSASLSASVSQSHASATKPSSLPVSGSSVVSSQRFSPASPSNSSQQTTSRPRTSFTAIPKPYSPTKSTPSPLTPESPRYRIPPSQQTIIYSQPGSGSSRRTQTSQLKQPKDISARPKKVPPPPPPRKSSRVPGHAVLAVNAATVNGQLTKSKHTDSKNLEETSKDRSDIIKPPKQFANIELDTKVERKSSVGSLKQFTTPLLESKRDKSLEKEKSLDKDQKPPEMVGKKFSVSNLDTDDKSTKSIEKDLDLSKEDQNGNHDLEESSRKIIDGKVTNISAEKSSETMRDGSIESTSSSSSLDSQLEAVWVKQKYELADTSSSVTQSSQDTIEDSSVSEEKDKSSENVTFKKPKPPPPERRSSLTSKSRTEADDAADGKDSKGSIDRLV